The genomic DNA TTTTAAGGTGCCGGGGAAATTTAGGCCTAAAAGATTTATTAATTACCAATAATTGCGTACATGGGATCCCATGGAGGCAAAACGGTGGGTTTCGTTTTTAAAATTTTCAAAACCGAGCCAGGAAGATATTTTTTGTTGATAACAACCTCGTACACGTAGTGATTGAACCATTTGTCAAACATGATTAAAAATCCCTTGCTTCCGGCTTTTGTTCCCCAGCTGTTTTCCACCAGCCATTTGACGGGTTTGTTATTCAGTACATCGACGCCGGTAAAAACCATGGCATGGGTCGGTACGCTGTCGTGGTACAAAATACGTTCTTTTTTTGTGAGATTGAAATCAACGCCGTAAATATCGCTGTAGTCGTAAATGGACGGAGCCATAATACCCCGTTTAATATAGCTCTCCTTTCCCACATCGCAACCGAACCAGACGGGTTCGTCAGCCATTATCGATTTAAAGGTGTAGGTTTTCAGGCTGTCAATCGGGAGATTTACAAAGGTCATATCGGAATAATTGGCCATATTTCGATCCAAACTGATTTGAAACAGTTTGTTGTACGGATGGGAGGGACAATTATACAGGCAAACATAATCGTCCAGATGGGTTCCGACAACCTGTTCAAAAAAGCTTTTGGGGGTGTAGGTTTTCAAAGGAGAAAGTTTCCCATCCTTGTCTTTGTAACGCCACTGGAACTGTGTGGGCGGGACACCGAAATTAATCGCCAGAATTCGGTAGACTTCTCCCAGCATGGCTGTTTTTCGTTCACGCAATTTGCTCAGGCTGACCCCTTTTTGCCCCAATCCCCTCAGAATGGCGGCGTCTTTCCGCAGTTTTCGGTTGATCAATTGGTTCATGACGCCGGTACTGCTGCTCTGATGTGTTTCCGGCATGACATTTTTAGGAACAAGGCCGTACTTTTTTACCAGAGCTACCACAAAGTTCCATTGTCCGCCGTCCGGGAAGGGGTGTTTCAGAAGAAATTCCACCTTCCGGTCTGTGAGCGGTTTTTGCCGGGTTTTAATAATAGATTCCAAAAAGAAATTGGCCTTTTCCAGTTTGTCCCAGAAAAAAGGGTAGCTTTCGGAGAATTCAAAGCTTTTGATCTGTAACTTTTTCTGAACAACGGGACGCAAAATATTCAGTCCCGCAAACAGCCAGCAGCGGCCGCTTCGCGCCTGGTTGGTAATGCCGTAGGTTTTGATTCGATGCGAAAAAAGGCTGTCGTAGCCCATGAGCATCCGGTGATTAACGGCCAGTTTTTTAAGGTCGTTTTGGGTTACGGCATTCATGATGGCTCGCGTGTGAGCGTCTATTTTGAAAGATGCTTGAAATGATTGGAGCATTTTGGGTGTAATGGCGCCGTCAGTGGTCGATTGTGCCCAAAGTGTGCCAAAACCCATCAGCAGAAAAACCCCTGTCACCCAGAAAATAATCTTCATTCGCTTCATCGTTACCTCCCGTGCGTTAAAGATGTCCCCGGCGCATCACGGGTGCCGGGGACGTCTTCCTTTACTTTCCTTCAATTTCATCCGCCAATTTTCCGGCGTCGTACAATTTTCGGAGTCCTTCAATAATGTACGCTGTATGTACAGCAACTGCGCGATTTTTGGTTTCATCGTACACAAATCGTCCCGGCAGACTTTCAATATTGCCGTCGAAAATCAAGCCTACAACCTCGGCTTTGCGGTTGATTACCGGCGAACCGGAATTTCCGCCGATAATATCGCAGGTACTGACGAAATTAACCGGTGTGGAAAGATCCAGGCTGTCCTTGCGATCCCAGAAGCGCTGGGGCAATCGGTAATCGCCCGTGCTGTCAAAACTGAGCGACCGATCGTACACACCGTAAAGGGTGGTTTTGTAAGGGGCTTTGGTTCCGTTCATGGGATATCCCTTGACGGTGCCGTAGGACAACCGAAGCGTAAATGTGGCATCCGGGTAAATGTCCTTTCCGTAAACGGCAAACCGTGCCTGAGCGATCTTTTCGGTGGCGGGTGTCAGCACGCTCTCAATATTCTTTTTGTACCATTGGTGATTTTTCCGCAGAATAGGATCGATCCTTCGCGCCAGAACGATCATGGGGTCTTTGCTTTTTTCAACGGCCTTTTTCCCGCCTTTGATGAGTTCTTTCCGGAATTTTACATCGGCCAAACGGGTTCCGCTGACCAAATCTTTCGCCACTTCCTGAGGGGATTTCCCGTTCAAAACGGCTTTAATGAAGGGATCATCCGGCCCCAGCTCGTTTAGGGACAGCTGAAGTCCCCAGGCGAGATTGGCTTCTTCAAAGTCGGGGTAAATGGGCGCGGGAGAGAAGAGCCGGAATTTCAGGCTTGGAAGTTCGGCCTCGTGAAAACCGTCCAGACGTTTGGCATCGGGCTTTTTAACTTCCTCCACGTATTCCACAATGGTTGTGGCAATACGGGCTAATTTTGATCCGATCACCCGTTGAAACATCTGCTGTTTGGCATGGGCTTCCTGCTTCTTGGTGATCTCGGCGATCGTATCCCAGGCATCTCCGTATTTTGCCTGCCATTCAGGATTGGATGCAATCTTTTTGCGAAACGCTTCTTCGGCTTGTTTTCGCTTGGCCATTAATTTGGGATCAAGCAGTCCCTGATATTCACCGGTCATGGCCTTTTCGGCATTTGAAAGTCCGAAGATGTGAACCAGTGCCCGGCGCTGTTGCTCGGGACCCCGGCTGGCATATTCTCTGAGATTTTTGATCCAGGATTTGATGTACGCCAGAGCCAGGGGGTAGCGGTAGTCGCGTTGGTACAAAAGTTGGGCGTAGGTGTACAGGCGGTCGGTCGATCCGGGATTTCCGGAGACGAAAACCAATTCATTCTCACGGGCTCCTTTGGAATTCCACTTGAGGTAATTGGCTGAATGGATGGGCTTTCCGTTTTCATACACGCGGAAAAAGGCAACATCCAGATCGTAACGGGGATAAGTAAAATTGTCAGAATCCCCGCCAAAGTAGGCTGCCTGCCGTTCCGGGGCAAACACCAGCCGCACGTCCGTGTACTTTTTGTAGCGGTACAGCCAGTATTCTCCCCCATGGTAAAGACTGATTACATTGGAGCGCAGGCCGGTTTTCTTGAGGCTCTCCCTTTCAATTTTTGCAATCCGGGCCTGGCGGGCCTTTAGGGCCTGCTCATCCGTCATCCCCTTTTTGACGGCCGACATCACACGATCCGTGACATTCTCCATGGAAACCAGAACGTTTACTTCCAGATCGGAGCTTTTAAGTTCCTGATCCGGTGTGGCGGCGTAAAAGCCCGTCTGGACGTAGTTTTTTTTCGCCGTCGAAATCTTTTGCAATTGTCCGATCGCCACATGGTGATTGGTCATCACCAGGCCATTGGGACTTACAAACGAGCCGGATCCGCCGTCCATAAAACGCACACTGGACAGGCGAACGTGATCCAACCATTCTTTTGTTGGGGTAAATCCATATTTTTCCTGTAATTGCTTGGTTGGTGGGTTGTCAAATGTCCACATGCCCTCATCCGGGCGGGCCAATGAAAACTGAGCCAGTGAAAGGGTCAATACAGCTGCCACAAACACGGCTCCCAAACGTTGAAGCCATTTTCTTTTCATACATACTCTCCGTTTTTGTTTGTTGAAATTATACGTCCCACGATTCACACAGCACGCAAAAGGGGATACCGCCGGCCTGCCCCTCGCGCATATCCAATTTAACCTTTTCATATACGAAATGGTTCGTCAAATGTTTCGGGGCGGCTGCGGGATTTTGATTGGTTCTTGGCGAATCGTGTGCGGTTTTTGACCCCTTTGCGGCTTTGTTTGGAGTGAACGCTCCGGCGCATCGGGAGCGCCGGACGCATTCTTCATCATAGCCCCGGGAGTGCCTGCCGAATGCCCTCCAGCATCATTTGAACGGCAATAACGGCCAGAATAAGTCCCATAAGACGCGACAACAAGCTGATCCAGGAAAGGCCCAATTTGGATAAAATTTTGTCGCTGAAAATAAAAAATACGTACGTAATGAGACACATGATGAAGAAAATGGCAATCACAATGGCAATATTCACCAAATGGGTGTGATTCCCGACGAAGGACATGGCTGTTGTAATGGTTCCCGGACCAGCCAGAATGGGAATTCCCAGAGGGGTGATGGCAATGGCGGTGGGATCTTCGATCTCATCCGTCTCTTCGTCCCGCAGGTGGTGTTGACGAGATTTTTTTCCGTTGAGCAATTCAAATGCAATGGCAAAAATCAGGATGCCGCCTGCAATGCGAAAGGCCGGCAAGGTGATTCCGAAAAGACGGAAGATGAGATTTCCGCCAACAGAAAAGAGAAACACAATGACAAACGCGGTAATCGTCGACTTTTTTGCAATTTTCTTTTTGACGGGTTCGTCCAGGTCCTCGACCAATCCCAGAAAAATCGGGATATTCCCAAACGGATTCATAATCGCAAAAAAGCCCATAAACACCTGAAATGCAAAAGACAGCATGGCTAACTCCTGTTATGATTGACCTTCGATAGTAAAGATCCGACGGCTTTCAAGTGTTCCAGATGCCCCGATCGCTCATAGCGTTTGATTAGATTTCCCGGGGTAATGATTGGAATGGCTTTGGGGCGAATCGAAATAGTCATCGGAAGAGCCCCGAAGGCGTCACCGTCAATCTGGTAAGGGACGCGTCCGGGAGCCTGAAGTTCTACCGTTTTTGCCCTCACAATGGAGATTTCCCGAAGGTTCAGCGGCAGATTCAAAATTACGCGAAGCGCAAAGTAAATCAGACGGTTAAGGCTTCGACTGTCGAAAAGAAATACGTCCAGCAGACCGTCGTCCATCCTGGCGTCCGGTGTAAGTTGGTAGCTGCCTCCATAAAATGCTGCATTGGCCACGTTAACAAAAATGGGCCGGTAATGCGTTTCGTGGCCGTCCAGGACAACCCGCATCGGATAGGGGCGATAGGTTGGAAGGTTTTGAAGAGCCGCGAAAATGTAGGCGTTTTTGCCAATCAGGCGTTTGAGTTTCAGATTCGTTTTTTCGGTGGCGAAGGCGTCGAATCCGCAGCTGGCCATGATGGCAAAATAGCGTCCGTTGGCCAGGCCCAAATCCCATTTTTTTAGATTTCCCTCGAGAATAATTTTGGCGGCGTCAATCGGGTTGAGCGGAAATCCCAGAGATCGCATCAGTACATTGCTCGTACCGAGCGGAATCAGGCCGAGCGGAATATCCGTCCCCATGATTCCGTTAATCACCTGGTTGTAAGTGCCGTCGCCGCCTGCGGCCACAATGATATCGTACACCCCGCTTTCTGCCGCTTTTTTGGCTTCAATTTCCGCATCACCGTAACGCAGACATTTCTTGAGGTCGACTTCGTAGCCGGCCTTCTCCAAAAGGTCAATTGCGGGCTGCAAAAAAAGCAGAATTTTTAACGGTTTTGAGATTGGATTAAGAATAATTTTTAGTTTTTGAGATGCCATTTTGTCTCCGGTTTAGGTATCCTGCCCGTTGTTGTTTGATTCATCTGTCCCTGTTCCGAATTTGTGGATGAGGCTGGCTTCAATCAAAGCCGCCAGAACCAGGAGAGGAATGACCAACCACAGAAAAATAAAAAAATTTCTCTGGAATGTCTGGAGAACCGTTTTATACGTAAAGGTGTGAAAATAAAACAGACTCATTTCAAGAGGAAGAGAAAATCCGATCCAGTTTGCAGGCAGCTCAAAAAGAGCCACGGGATTTAAAAAAAAGAGAACCAGCGCAATGCCCCCGCCGGTGTTCTTGTAGAGTAAAATTCCGGAATTGATCCCCGACCAAATGATCAGGAAAAAGGGCAAAACGATGGTGAATCCGGAGAGATACACCAGCAGGATCGAAAGTGTATTTAGCAAAAAAATAACCAAAAACAACTTAAGCACAGAAGGCTTTTTTTCGACAAATCGTTCAATTTTCTGGAAAGCCCATTCCGGATAAGCTGTGAGCCACCGCAGATTGCGTTCGATGATGGTGGGCGCCATAAGAACGCCAATCATAAAAAAAATGGCTGAAAACCCAATTAGGTCCCAGTTTAGCGTGGCGAAAACATCCTTGTAGGTGTCGAAGTATCCGATGTGTGCGGCCGTCATGAATACACTCTCCTGAAAATCGCCAGTAAGACAAACGAAGCGATTGAAATAACCATCGCATAGGTAAACGCAACCGAGGAGCCGTACGAATGCCAGATCGCACCGAAAACAATGCTGGCCGGAAGAGCCGCCAGGCCGACAAGCGTATGGTAGAGTCCCAGCGCCGACCCCCGGTGGGCCTGTCTTGCCCAGTCAGAAATCCAGGCGCGGGGGATGGTTTCCACAATGGCACTCGTTATTCCGTAGAAAAAAAACAACACCCAGGCCTGCCAGCTTAAAAGGGCCCGGGAGAATCCCCACAACAGAAAGACCATGATAAAAAAGCCGCTCAATAAAATCCGCTCACGGCCGATTTTATCCGAAAGCATGCCAACGGGCATGGCCAGAGCGGCGTAAACCAGATTGTAAAAGAGATACACCAACGGAACCAGGGCAGCAGAAATACCGATGGCATTTATCTTCAGAATAAAAAAAGCGTAGCTGACATTCGCGAATGTAAACACGACCATAATTCCCATGAGCAGCAGCAAACGCAGCGGGAGAGGACCTGAATCGTGTTCCGGAGATGTGTCGGGCGTGATTTTTTGTTTCGCTATTGGGGTCTCTTTCAGAAGGAATACGAGAACACATACGGCCAGTAATCCCGGGATAATGGACAGCACAAAAACCAGGCGGTAGGCTTCGACCTTCCATGTCAGAAGAAGAAAGGCAATCAGGGTCCCGAGGGCCGCTCCCAGGGTGTCCATTGCCCGATGAAAGCCAAACGATTTGCCACGCTGAGCCACGGCGCTGGTGTCCGCAATCAGGGCATCCCGTGGAGGGGTGCGCAGGCCCTTGCCTACCCGATCCGTGAACCGAATGGCCAACACCTGCCACCAGGCGGTGGTCAGGGCGAGAACGGGTTTCGCAAACGCAGAAAGGCTGTACCCGGCCAGAATAAACGGCTTTCGCTTTCCGGCTTTATCCGACCAATACCCGGAGACAACCTTCAACAAACTGGCCGTTGCCTCAGCAACCCCCTCAATAACACCGATAGAGGTCATACTGGCTTTGAGTACATTTTTCAGAAAAAGCGGCAGAATGGGGAGAATCATTTCGGAAGAAACATCCGTTAGAAAACTCACCCACCCCAGAATTTTAATATTTCGTGGTATTCTGGCCATTTGACTTTTTGTTATTTTTAGGGAGTCGTTTGAACCGGTATTCGGAAATTTAGCTCACTATTTTATTTCAGTTATTTAAAACTCGCACTTTCTCCGGGATTTAAAATTCTTACCGGCAGATTTTTCCCCTGTATGAGGTCTTGCAGCCAGATAATGGGTTCATTGAGCGGTTCCCAGCCCAAGTGAAATGTTCCCCAATGGATGGGGATCATCCATCGTGCCCCGAGGTCCTTAAATGCCCGCAGGGCATCCGGTGGATTCATGTGCTTTTTCAGATTCTTTTTCGGGCGGTAGGCGCCGATAGGCAAAATGGCCACATCTATTTTAAATCGTTTCCCAATGTCTTTGAATCCGGGGAAATAGCCGGAATCCCCCGAAAAATAAACGGTTCCCTCGGGATGTTCCAGAACAAATCCGATGAAAACACTGGGTTTGTGAAAAAAAGGTTGTTTCCCCGAATGGTGTGCGGGCGTTGCCGTTATCCGAAGGTCATCGAGGGATGCTGTCTGCCAGGCGCTCAGTTCCAGAACAGACGAAAATCCCAGCTTCCGCACGTAAACTCCCAACCCTTTTGCTACGAACAGGGGAGTTGACCCGGGGAATTTTTTCAGAGTCCACTGATCGAAATGATCGTAATGTCCGTGAGAAATAAAAATCCCGTGTATGGGAGGAAGCTGATCGAGCGGAATACCGGGAGGCGTTTTTCGGTGAAAAAAGACAACGCCCCGGTTGTAAACCGGGTCCACCAAATAATGTCGATCGCCATATGAGATTAAAACGGAAGCATGTCCAATAAATGTGATTTTTAACGCCATTTTTTATTGAACCAGTGCGTAATCGGAGTAGGACTTTTCGATTACCAATCCGGGCTCTTCAACCGTGCGCAACAGATTAAGTGCTTCCATAATGATTTCTTTTTGCATGTTGGGCCGATGGGGCAGTCCCACGGCATGTCCCGGTCGCAACCCGGTGGGATAAAATGCCCGCGGTGGATGTCCCATCCGGGTAATAATGGGATGTTGTGTGATGGCAACCGTTGGAATTCCCCAGTCTTCGACAATGGTCTGAATGCCAATGGCAATCCGGTTGCAGAAAATACATCCGGAGAGAAAAAGCGCGGCACCGGCGTCTTCCGATTCCAGAACCTCGGCAATTTTGGGCGCTATTTCTCGGCGAATTCGGGATTGCAGCAAATGAAATCCAAAAATGCTCACATGATTATTTGTGGGGCCGCCGATTTTTCCTTCATTTTCCAGCTCACGAAACCGATCGATAGGAAAAAGTGCATTGATGTCGCCTTGTAAAATGGCCGGATTAATGTGGTGGTGTGTAATAGTCAGATCGGCGGCCGGTGTGTCTGAAGGGATAAGAATAAATTCTTCCGTTTCCTTCGGAAGGTCATTTTTCTTCAGGATTCCCGCAACGGAAACAATAGCCACTTTTTTGAGATTCAGATCTCCAATAAAACGGGTAAACGGGACATCAAAGAAAGTGCTCATGGCGATTTCCTTTTCCTCTTGAAAGCATGACTGGTAAAATATAAATAGATTTTGTTAAAACCGCAAGTTAAAAAGCACTTTCCTTCCAGAGAGTGCGGGCCTGTGCCAAGATGGAGCCCGTTTTTACATTTTGAATGTCATGCAGGTAGGAGATTTCCCCCGTTTCCGATTGGGGGAGTTTTTGCACACGGGCAAGGAGTTGTTCTCCGTAAAGGGCTTCCTTTTTGAACGTAATTTCAAGAGAGTGCATTTCAAACTTTGGATGAACGTCTGCCGGCACGGCTTCATAGCACCATTCGGCAAATTTGGTATTGTTGGCATGTTTATTGGAATCCAGATCACTCCATCGGACGGTAAATTCCTTTCTGAAGTGGTCTTCTGAAATACGGGGTATTCGGGAAAAGGGCCCGGGAATTTCCTGGCGGTTCGTGTGGGGAAAAGCCCTGCGGATCACATCGGGAATGCGGACCGGCCGCTTTTTTTGGAAATCAATCAAAATCCACACTGAGGATGCCCGGGCAAATACGTCCCCTTTTGGGCTGGCGACATGGAATTCCCGAATGGCGTGCAGGTTGTCCACCTTGTAGGGCCAGGTTTGCACAATGACCGTATCATTCCATTTGGGGTGGTGTTCAATAATGAGATGGAGCTGATAGAGCACCCAGGTGTATCCCATCCGGAAGAGGTCTTCGATGGAAAAGCCGCTGCTCCGAGAATGTTGAACAGCGGCATCCTGCATGTAGTTAAGCAGAGAAAAGAGAGTCACCTTTTCATCCGGCCCGTATTCGTAAGAACGGACCGGATAGTCTTTTGTAAATATCTTTTCGCCCATCAGACACTCTCTTCCACAGGAAGGACAAAGGCCTTAATGCCTTCCTTAAGTTTCTTCTTTTTCAGGGTTCGAACACAGTGCAGAATTTCAGGGACTTTTTCGTCTTCGCTTACAATGAACAGGGCATTGTTTTCTCCCGGCCACACGTGGGTGCCCATGTGGGGTTCGGAATGGGTCCCGACCCCCAGAACATGTTGAAATTTGGTGAAGGTTGTTATTCCCTTCTTTTTGAGACAAGTTAATAATTCTATCTCGATAGCTTCATTGTAAATGATTTCTACCTGTTTCATATTTCCTCCAGGCGGTGAAAGGTTCGTTTTCCTCGTAATTTCGACTCCACAACGGCATACAGGGTCGGTACAAAGACAAGCGTAATGAGCGTAGAAACCAAAAGTCCGCCGATTACGGCCACGGCCAGGGGCACCCATGTTTCGGAGCCTTCTCCGCGGCTCAGTGCCATGGGAAGAAGTCCGAAAATAGTGGTGAAGGCCGTCATCAGAACCGGCCGGAGCCGGGTGCGTCCGGCTTCCAGAATGGCTGTGCGCAGGGCTTTTCCGCGGCCCCGCAGAATATTCACATAATCAATAAGTACAATGGCGTTATTGACCACAATTCCGGTAAGCATGACCATCCCAAAAAGGGAATTGACATTCAGGCTCAGGCCTGTGAGAAAAAGCGCCCACAGCACGCCGATAATGGCGAATGGTACGGAAAACATAATGATAAACGGATCGATAAACGATTCGAATTGGGCGGCCATGACGAGATACACAAGCAAAAATCCTACAATAAGGGCCCAGCCCAGGGTTTGAAACGATTTCCGCTGTTGCTCAATGGATCCGGCAAACTTAATTTCCACACCGGGCGGAACCGTAATGGTAGCCAGTTGTTTTTTGAGATCGGTTGTAACCTGTCCTAATTTGCGCCCGTAAATATTGGAGCTTACGGTGACCACACGGGATTGATTTTTGCGGTCCAGTTCCACCGGGCCTCGTTCTTCGATGATGGAAGCAAAATTGGACAGGGGAATTTGCTTGCCTGTAACCGACATGACGGGGAGGGCCGACAAATCGTTTAATCCCACCCTGTCCTGTTCCCGCAGCCGGACGTAAATGTCGTATTCATTCCCGCCCTTGCGGTAAAGCGAAGCGGTGGAGCCGAATACCTGGGTGCGAATGGCGGTCGCGATGGAGGCCATGTTCAATCCCAGAGCCGCGGCCTTCGCCCTGTCCACCTGGATCCACAGTTCCGGTTGCCCGGATTGACGGGAAATCTCCGCATTGGTGATTCCGGGAATGGTTTGCATTTTTTTCAGAATGAGCCTGGCCAGGGAATCCGTTAGGGCCAGATTGTAGCCGTAAATTTCTATTGACACCGGCTTTCCTCCGGAGAACATCTGGGCAAAGGGGTCTTGCTGGCTGAAATCAACATCCGAAACCCCCGGAATTTTCCGGATTCTCCCCGCCAGAAAATGGGCAATTTCTTTATCCGAGCGATGCCGTTGTTTTTTGGGTTTTAGCTGAATGATTAAACGCCCGTAGTTTTGTCCCTCTTTTTGCCCCATCGCGAGGGCCACTCCGGAAAATGGGGAAGCCCCGCTCCGGACCAGCACGTTTTGCCGCTCAGGAACATCTTTAAAAACAATGCCTTCAACCTGCTTCATAATGCCCTCCAAAACGGACAGCTTGGTTCCGGCAGGCGTTTCAACAATTCCTTCAATTTGTCCCTGATCCATTTCGGGCATAAATTCTGTGGGAATAAATTTCAACAAACTCAGGCTGACAATAAAAATCAACAGCCCGTAGAGAATAGTTTTTCCCTTGTGATCGAAGGCCCAGCTAAGGAGTTTTGTGTACGTCTGGGTCAGCCACTCAAAACCCGCACCGATTTGGTCGGAGATAAACCGAAAGAGTCTGGTCTTGGGTTTTTTAAGCCGGGGTTCTTTTAACCCGAGAGAAGCCAGCATGGGTGTAAAAAATAGGGCCGCAAAAAGAGAGGCCAGAAGTACGATAATGATTACCCAGCCCAATTCTTTAAAAAGAACCCCGATAATGCCGTGGATAAAAATAATGGGCAGGAAAATGGCAATGGTGGTCAGTGTAGAGGCGCTAATTGCATTTCCAATTTCGGATGAACCAAAAATGGCGGCCTCTTCTGCTTCCCGATGGAGCTGGTAGCGGTGGCGGAAAATGTTTTCAAAAACAACGATTCCATTATCCACCACCATGCCTATTGCAATGGCCAGACTGGACAGGGACATGATATTAATGGTGTATCCGGCCAGGTAGAGAAACAGAAAGGCAATAATCAGCGAAAAGGGGATGGTTAACGCAACAATAATGCTTCCTTTGATATTTTGCAGAAAGAGTAAAACGACCAGAAAAACCAGCAGACCGCCCCATAAAATGGTGGACGTCAACTGGCTGATGGATCGATTTATGAAAACAGAGGAATCCATGATAATCCGCATTTTTACATCCGACGGAAGCAGGGGTTGAATTTCTTTCAGCTTTTTCTGGATGGCCTTGCTCACTTCTACTGTGTTGGCTCCCGACTGCTTCTGAACCCAGATCATAATTCCGTGCTTCTTGTTTACCCGCACATTCCAGGTTTCTTCTTTAAATCCGTTTTCAACCTCTGCCAGATCTTTCAGATGAATGGGAATGCCGTATTTTGTGGCTCCCACAACCAGATCCCGGATCTGTTCCAAATTCTTGAACTCCCCGGGCACACGCAACTGGTATTCCTTGCGCCCGATGGCAATGGGTCCGCCCGGCATGTTCAGATTATTTGCCTTCAACAGACTGGTAATTTGATCCAGTGAAATATTGTAGGCTTCCAGACGGGTCCGATCCAGAATAATGTTGATTTGCCGTTGTTTTCCGCCGAATGCAAAGGCGGTTCCGACGCCCGGCACCCGCTTTAGGGGATCGACGATCTGCTTGTCCACAATATCCCAGAGATTGTCGTAACTCTGGTCTGCCTGAACCCCCAAAAACATGACGGGAATCATGCTCATGCTGAATTTGAAAATCATGGGTTTGTTTGCGTCATCGGGAAGGTAGGGGGTAATCATGTCCAGATTGTCGCGAACATCGTTGGCGGCTTCGGCCAGATTGGTTCCCCAGTTGAATTTCAGCGTAATGGCCGAAACATTTTCTTTTGAAACCGATGACACTTCATCAATGTTGGGAACAGTTGCTACGCTGTTTTCAATGACCTTTGTGACGCGGCTTTCCACATCTTCGGCCGACGCACCGGGATAGGTGGTCACAATACTCATGCTCGGGAAACTGATGTCCGGCATCAAATCCAGAGCCAGATTGGCAAGACTGTAAATACCGACCACTAAAATGGCCACAAAAACGACAATCGATGTTACCGGGCGTTTAACGCCTAATTCTGGTAATTTCATCGAATTTCCTCCATAGTTTCGCGGCAGTACGAATGCCCGATAAAATAAAAATTGTGTGACGATTCTCTACGAATTGAAATTCAAACCCTTAACCTGTATTATAATCTGATCAACCCAACGTGTGTTTGTTCTTACAAAAAAACGCATGCGGCGAACCCGGGTCTGCAGCCCGGGATACATTCCTTCAATTTAGCGATTCGTTTGAACCACGTTAACTCGTTCTCCTTCAACCAGAGCATCCTTTCCGATGGTAACAATCGTCTCGCCGGCAGTCACACCGCTGAGAACCTCAACCCAGTGCGCTTCCATAATTCCTGTTTTTATTGGGATTTTATGGGCGACGTTGTTGGAATCCAGTGTGAAAACAAAGGATTGTTGCCCTTCCAGATGGAGCGCATCCACAGGAATGGCAAGGACATTCTGGTGTGTGGCCGTCAAAACACGCAGCCGTGCAAACATCCCGGATTTGAGCAGGTACCCCGGATTCTTTGTTCGAATATTCACCTGAAAGCTCCGGCTGGCCGGATCCCCCACGGGCACCACCGATTCCACAACCCCCTTGAAGGTGCGGTCCGGATACGTATCCACGTGGATGTCGACGGTTTGTCCGATCTTCAATTTTGAAAAATCGGCTTCCGAAACATGAGTCGTAATTCGGACAGAAGAAATATCCACCAGCGTACAGATCCCGGGTCCGCCCGGCATCATCGGATTGACGATGTCGCCTTCATCCAGATATTTGATGCCCACAAAACCGGAGAAAGGCGCTTTCATTTTGGCCGAGCGCATCTGGTACCGGGCCATGTCCAGAGCGGCCT from Calditrichota bacterium includes the following:
- a CDS encoding NAAT family transporter, whose translation is MLSFAFQVFMGFFAIMNPFGNIPIFLGLVEDLDEPVKKKIAKKSTITAFVIVFLFSVGGNLIFRLFGITLPAFRIAGGILIFAIAFELLNGKKSRQHHLRDEETDEIEDPTAIAITPLGIPILAGPGTITTAMSFVGNHTHLVNIAIVIAIFFIMCLITYVFFIFSDKILSKLGLSWISLLSRLMGLILAVIAVQMMLEGIRQALPGL
- a CDS encoding diacylglycerol kinase family lipid kinase yields the protein MASQKLKIILNPISKPLKILLFLQPAIDLLEKAGYEVDLKKCLRYGDAEIEAKKAAESGVYDIIVAAGGDGTYNQVINGIMGTDIPLGLIPLGTSNVLMRSLGFPLNPIDAAKIILEGNLKKWDLGLANGRYFAIMASCGFDAFATEKTNLKLKRLIGKNAYIFAALQNLPTYRPYPMRVVLDGHETHYRPIFVNVANAAFYGGSYQLTPDARMDDGLLDVFLFDSRSLNRLIYFALRVILNLPLNLREISIVRAKTVELQAPGRVPYQIDGDAFGALPMTISIRPKAIPIITPGNLIKRYERSGHLEHLKAVGSLLSKVNHNRS
- a CDS encoding S46 family peptidase, with amino-acid sequence MKRKWLQRLGAVFVAAVLTLSLAQFSLARPDEGMWTFDNPPTKQLQEKYGFTPTKEWLDHVRLSSVRFMDGGSGSFVSPNGLVMTNHHVAIGQLQKISTAKKNYVQTGFYAATPDQELKSSDLEVNVLVSMENVTDRVMSAVKKGMTDEQALKARQARIAKIERESLKKTGLRSNVISLYHGGEYWLYRYKKYTDVRLVFAPERQAAYFGGDSDNFTYPRYDLDVAFFRVYENGKPIHSANYLKWNSKGARENELVFVSGNPGSTDRLYTYAQLLYQRDYRYPLALAYIKSWIKNLREYASRGPEQQRRALVHIFGLSNAEKAMTGEYQGLLDPKLMAKRKQAEEAFRKKIASNPEWQAKYGDAWDTIAEITKKQEAHAKQQMFQRVIGSKLARIATTIVEYVEEVKKPDAKRLDGFHEAELPSLKFRLFSPAPIYPDFEEANLAWGLQLSLNELGPDDPFIKAVLNGKSPQEVAKDLVSGTRLADVKFRKELIKGGKKAVEKSKDPMIVLARRIDPILRKNHQWYKKNIESVLTPATEKIAQARFAVYGKDIYPDATFTLRLSYGTVKGYPMNGTKAPYKTTLYGVYDRSLSFDSTGDYRLPQRFWDRKDSLDLSTPVNFVSTCDIIGGNSGSPVINRKAEVVGLIFDGNIESLPGRFVYDETKNRAVAVHTAYIIEGLRKLYDAGKLADEIEGK
- a CDS encoding C1 family peptidase, giving the protein MKRMKIIFWVTGVFLLMGFGTLWAQSTTDGAITPKMLQSFQASFKIDAHTRAIMNAVTQNDLKKLAVNHRMLMGYDSLFSHRIKTYGITNQARSGRCWLFAGLNILRPVVQKKLQIKSFEFSESYPFFWDKLEKANFFLESIIKTRQKPLTDRKVEFLLKHPFPDGGQWNFVVALVKKYGLVPKNVMPETHQSSSTGVMNQLINRKLRKDAAILRGLGQKGVSLSKLRERKTAMLGEVYRILAINFGVPPTQFQWRYKDKDGKLSPLKTYTPKSFFEQVVGTHLDDYVCLYNCPSHPYNKLFQISLDRNMANYSDMTFVNLPIDSLKTYTFKSIMADEPVWFGCDVGKESYIKRGIMAPSIYDYSDIYGVDFNLTKKERILYHDSVPTHAMVFTGVDVLNNKPVKWLVENSWGTKAGSKGFLIMFDKWFNHYVYEVVINKKYLPGSVLKILKTKPTVLPPWDPMYAIIGN
- a CDS encoding stage II sporulation protein M; translation: MTAAHIGYFDTYKDVFATLNWDLIGFSAIFFMIGVLMAPTIIERNLRWLTAYPEWAFQKIERFVEKKPSVLKLFLVIFLLNTLSILLVYLSGFTIVLPFFLIIWSGINSGILLYKNTGGGIALVLFFLNPVALFELPANWIGFSLPLEMSLFYFHTFTYKTVLQTFQRNFFIFLWLVIPLLVLAALIEASLIHKFGTGTDESNNNGQDT